Within the Oncorhynchus clarkii lewisi isolate Uvic-CL-2024 chromosome 2, UVic_Ocla_1.0, whole genome shotgun sequence genome, the region CGTAGCAGTAGCCTAGTAGATGGGCCACAAGTGGATAATTGATGGAAGAGAATTGAGCAATTATCTACTTTACTTTTTCTTCTTGGGCGGTGACTATTGGTGAGGTCTTGGCTGCGTTATTGACTCAACACGCCTTATTGAGCAGTCGTGCTAGACATAAGTGCTGGTTTTCCGGAATCAACGCAAGCGAGAACAGTGAGGGGGCTCTCGTCGACTCCGAGTGTGCCGAATGATGTCCTTTCTGTCGGGGCAGTGAGAAGGAATCAAAGGTATCTACAAAAGGACCACCAACGCCTGCTTTCCAAAGGTGTTGTTTTGAGAGTTATGGACAGTGCGCTCTACCACTCAGCGGGAATTTTCGGCACCCCCTCGGCTTCTAGAAACTTGACTGCGGGCGGAAACATGATCACCTCCACCAAGCCTCTCGCTTTTTCGATCGAACGGATTATGGCCAGGACGCCCGAGCCAAAGTCGATACCTTTCCCCAACCTGTTCCATCACACTCCGGTGGGCAAAGCGGACCCGAAGCAGGCGCTCAACATGACTTCATCATCACTGCATTGCATGATACCATTAGTGCCATTGGCATACGAACCGGGTCATAAACTAAATATGAACGGATTAGATACGAGTCACTTTGACGCTTCCTCGTATAATTCAAATGAGTTGGTCAGCATTGGTTTGAACTATAAGAACGAACAACCAGATCTGAGCTCGTCGGTGGGACAATACAAACTTTTTCGACCACGGGTGGTAAACCAGTCATCTTTTCATGCCATGGGGGCTGTGTGCTACCTGAACTGCGGGCAGAGTGCATGCCCACCCCCAGCCAGCATCGTAAACATCCACCCCATGGCCTCCTACTTTCTCAACACTCCACTGCAGCATGCGCGCCAGAGAGCTTTCCTCGCGGAGAAAAATAAAGTGTCTCACTGTGCAGACAGATACGCATCCGGAGTTAAAGACATTTCCCATACTCAACTCCATCACTACATGAAAGAGAGCGCACAGATTATATCGGACAAACTATTCAAGGGCTCTTCCAAATTGAACAGTGGTTGCCCAAGCGGCAAACCCAAAGTATTCACC harbors:
- the LOC139381505 gene encoding fez family zinc finger protein 1-like; the protein is MDSALYHSAGIFGTPSASRNLTAGGNMITSTKPLAFSIERIMARTPEPKSIPFPNLFHHTPVGKADPKQALNMTSSSLHCMIPLVPLAYEPGHKLNMNGLDTSHFDASSYNSNELVSIGLNYKNEQPDLSSSVGQYKLFRPRVVNQSSFHAMGAVCYLNCGQSACPPPASIVNIHPMASYFLNTPLQHARQRAFLAEKNKVSHCADRYASGVKDISHTQLHHYMKESAQIISDKLFKGSSKLNSGCPSGKPKVFTCEVCGKVFNAHYNLTRHMPVHTGARPFICKVCGKGFRQASTLCRHKIIHTQEKPHKCNQCGKAFNRSSTLNTHTRIHAGYKPFVCEFCGKGFHQKGNYKNHKLTHSGEKQFKCNICNKAFHQVYNLTFHMHTHNDKKPFTCPTCGKGFCRNFDLKKHMRKLHDLSGSQSPATLATGETD